ACAACGGTCATGCGCTCGCGCAGCAGTTCGTGCAGCGTCTTGCGCATCACGCAGAGCGTTTTCATGCCCCCGTCTCCTGCGAGTGCGGCGTTGTTTCTCCGCTTCCAATCCCCTGCAGGATGAGATCGAGCAGCGCCTCGACGAGGCGGTCGAAGGGCACCTCGTCATCCGAAACGCGCAGGTAGCGGTTGAGGTAGGGCAGCAGTCGACTGTCGCCGACGGCCAGCAGGGTGGCGTTGATCGCGCGCGCCGCAGCCTGGAGATCGACGTCCGGGCGCACTTCGCCGCGTGCGGCGGCCTGGGAAAGCATCTGCGTCACGATTTCCAGCATCTTCTGTGCAATTGGCTCGACGCATTGTGGATAAAAGGATTCGTCGCCCTGGTATGCGGCGCGGACGAAGAACTGCACCAGGCCGGATTGCATCTCGCTCCACTCGAGCCCGCCCTGCAGATAGGCGGCG
The DNA window shown above is from Anaerolineales bacterium and carries:
- a CDS encoding TetR/AcrR family transcriptional regulator encodes the protein MLEFPEWTAIHTHILPLEQAGLVTRTFRRLDPGRQQRILQAVLDEAVEVGPSEINVKRVAARAGIAVGSLYNYFGKRDNLLAFTVEICTRYVLDMFDAFQPYLASLPLREALAAYLQGGLEWSEMQSGLVQFFVRAAYQGDESFYPQCVEPIAQKMLEIVTQMLSQAAARGEVRPDVDLQAAARAINATLLAVGDSRLLPYLNRYLRVSDDEVPFDRLVEALLDLILQGIGSGETTPHSQETGA